The proteins below are encoded in one region of Malaclemys terrapin pileata isolate rMalTer1 chromosome 8, rMalTer1.hap1, whole genome shotgun sequence:
- the REEP2 gene encoding receptor expression-enhancing protein 2 isoform X1, with product MVSWIISRLVVLIFGTLYPAYSSYKAVKTKNVKEYVKWMMYWIVFAFFTTAETLTDIVLSWFPFYFELKIAFVIWLLSPYTKGSSVLYRKFVHPTLSNKEKEIDEYITQARDKSYETMMRVGKKGLNLAANAAVTAAAKGQGVLSEKLRSFSMQDLTLIRDEDTVHLRSPKPQLRTSTSGLETIEDSAASCYSSGEEASVSQRSNGAQSDSRTEPSDEDAGDKTPKRTQSLKAPKKVTKAEPPLKSVKARPKKKAAGSIAAGESA from the exons ATGGTTTCGTGGATCATCTCCCGGCTCGTGGT GCTAATATTTGGCACTTTATACCCTGCATATTCCTCTTACAAGGCCGTGAAGACGAAAAATGTAAAAGAATAT GTGAAGTGGATGATGTATTGGATTGTGTTTGCCTTCTTCACCACAGCAGAAACACTCACAGATATTGTTCTTTCCTG GTTTCCGTTCTATTTCGAGTTGAAAATCGCATTTGTGATCTGGCTGCTCTCTCCTTACACCAAGGGCTCCAGCGTCCTCTACAGGAAGTTTGTGCACCCAACGCTCTCCAATAAAGAGAAG GAGATTGATGAGTATATTACCCAGGCCCGTGACAAGAGCTATGAAACCATGATGCGAGTCGGCAAGAAAGGTTTAAACTTGGCTGCCAATGCAGCAGTTACTGCAGCTGCAAAG GGTCagggagttttgtctgagaagCTGAGGAGTTTCAGTATGCAGGATTTGACTCTGATCCGGGATGAAGATACTGTGCATCTACGGAGCCCCAAGCCACAGCTGCGCACCTCCACTAGTGGCCTTGAAACCATTGAGGATTCAG CTGCTTCCTGTTACTCCTCAGGAGAAGAGGCCAGTGTGTCTCAAAGGTCAAATGGGGCCCAGTCTGATTCTAGAACAGAACCTTCAGATGAAGATGCAGGAGACAAAACACCAAAACGCACCCAGAGCCTCAAAGCTCCTAAGAAAGTGACAAAAGCTGAG CCTCCACTAAAGAGTGTGAAAGCTCGCCCCAAGAAGAAAGCTGCAGGCTCCATTGCTGCTGGGGAGTCAGCCTAA
- the REEP2 gene encoding receptor expression-enhancing protein 2 isoform X3 yields MMYWIVFAFFTTAETLTDIVLSWFPFYFELKIAFVIWLLSPYTKGSSVLYRKFVHPTLSNKEKEIDEYITQARDKSYETMMRVGKKGLNLAANAAVTAAAKGQGVLSEKLRSFSMQDLTLIRDEDTVHLRSPKPQLRTSTSGLETIEDSAASCYSSGEEASVSQRSNGAQSDSRTEPSDEDAGDKTPKRTQSLKAPKKVTKAEPPLKSVKARPKKKAAGSIAAGESA; encoded by the exons ATGATGTATTGGATTGTGTTTGCCTTCTTCACCACAGCAGAAACACTCACAGATATTGTTCTTTCCTG GTTTCCGTTCTATTTCGAGTTGAAAATCGCATTTGTGATCTGGCTGCTCTCTCCTTACACCAAGGGCTCCAGCGTCCTCTACAGGAAGTTTGTGCACCCAACGCTCTCCAATAAAGAGAAG GAGATTGATGAGTATATTACCCAGGCCCGTGACAAGAGCTATGAAACCATGATGCGAGTCGGCAAGAAAGGTTTAAACTTGGCTGCCAATGCAGCAGTTACTGCAGCTGCAAAG GGTCagggagttttgtctgagaagCTGAGGAGTTTCAGTATGCAGGATTTGACTCTGATCCGGGATGAAGATACTGTGCATCTACGGAGCCCCAAGCCACAGCTGCGCACCTCCACTAGTGGCCTTGAAACCATTGAGGATTCAG CTGCTTCCTGTTACTCCTCAGGAGAAGAGGCCAGTGTGTCTCAAAGGTCAAATGGGGCCCAGTCTGATTCTAGAACAGAACCTTCAGATGAAGATGCAGGAGACAAAACACCAAAACGCACCCAGAGCCTCAAAGCTCCTAAGAAAGTGACAAAAGCTGAG CCTCCACTAAAGAGTGTGAAAGCTCGCCCCAAGAAGAAAGCTGCAGGCTCCATTGCTGCTGGGGAGTCAGCCTAA
- the REEP2 gene encoding receptor expression-enhancing protein 2 isoform X2 encodes MFWYHLISGCVCVKWMMYWIVFAFFTTAETLTDIVLSWFPFYFELKIAFVIWLLSPYTKGSSVLYRKFVHPTLSNKEKEIDEYITQARDKSYETMMRVGKKGLNLAANAAVTAAAKGQGVLSEKLRSFSMQDLTLIRDEDTVHLRSPKPQLRTSTSGLETIEDSAASCYSSGEEASVSQRSNGAQSDSRTEPSDEDAGDKTPKRTQSLKAPKKVTKAEPPLKSVKARPKKKAAGSIAAGESA; translated from the exons atgttctggtaccacttgatatcgggatgtgtttgc GTGAAGTGGATGATGTATTGGATTGTGTTTGCCTTCTTCACCACAGCAGAAACACTCACAGATATTGTTCTTTCCTG GTTTCCGTTCTATTTCGAGTTGAAAATCGCATTTGTGATCTGGCTGCTCTCTCCTTACACCAAGGGCTCCAGCGTCCTCTACAGGAAGTTTGTGCACCCAACGCTCTCCAATAAAGAGAAG GAGATTGATGAGTATATTACCCAGGCCCGTGACAAGAGCTATGAAACCATGATGCGAGTCGGCAAGAAAGGTTTAAACTTGGCTGCCAATGCAGCAGTTACTGCAGCTGCAAAG GGTCagggagttttgtctgagaagCTGAGGAGTTTCAGTATGCAGGATTTGACTCTGATCCGGGATGAAGATACTGTGCATCTACGGAGCCCCAAGCCACAGCTGCGCACCTCCACTAGTGGCCTTGAAACCATTGAGGATTCAG CTGCTTCCTGTTACTCCTCAGGAGAAGAGGCCAGTGTGTCTCAAAGGTCAAATGGGGCCCAGTCTGATTCTAGAACAGAACCTTCAGATGAAGATGCAGGAGACAAAACACCAAAACGCACCCAGAGCCTCAAAGCTCCTAAGAAAGTGACAAAAGCTGAG CCTCCACTAAAGAGTGTGAAAGCTCGCCCCAAGAAGAAAGCTGCAGGCTCCATTGCTGCTGGGGAGTCAGCCTAA